In Methylomonas sp. ZR1, one DNA window encodes the following:
- a CDS encoding alpha/beta fold hydrolase encodes MRFRPSITVSFLLWLIALGGCAATIPAITTTEVAGRQVEFALSKHQTVPVIFENGLGGALEGWAEIYPTIARDNTALVYNRAGYGNSEEAATARDGRHIVEELRGLLVSQGLTPPYVLVGHSLGGLYMQWYARHHPDEVAALILVDSTHPAQLKGAGAIENWPLWVRWLLDLMTSATAKQELAALDLTGDEVLAAPPYSGGPIIVLSAEQPLEDTSELALDANQKRKDIARLYPGAIQRWVDSGHVIPLEKPESVISAIHEVLLSTQPNDTKPNAIPYKRDYAQ; translated from the coding sequence ATGAGATTTAGACCATCAATAACGGTCAGTTTTCTGCTATGGCTAATCGCGCTAGGCGGCTGTGCCGCCACCATCCCCGCCATAACAACGACAGAAGTCGCCGGCCGGCAGGTGGAATTTGCGCTTAGCAAACACCAGACTGTACCGGTCATCTTCGAAAACGGACTGGGCGGGGCTTTAGAAGGGTGGGCAGAAATTTATCCGACGATAGCGCGTGATAACACGGCCTTGGTTTACAACCGCGCCGGCTACGGGAATAGCGAAGAGGCGGCCACCGCGAGGGACGGCCGGCATATTGTCGAAGAGTTGCGCGGATTGCTTGTCAGCCAAGGCCTAACGCCGCCTTATGTGCTGGTGGGGCATTCGCTGGGCGGGTTGTATATGCAATGGTATGCCCGGCATCATCCAGATGAAGTGGCGGCCTTGATTCTGGTTGATTCCACTCATCCTGCTCAACTCAAAGGCGCCGGGGCAATCGAAAACTGGCCGCTCTGGGTGCGCTGGCTGTTAGATTTGATGACATCGGCAACTGCCAAACAAGAGCTAGCCGCCCTGGACCTGACCGGTGACGAAGTATTGGCTGCCCCGCCCTACAGCGGCGGACCGATCATAGTGCTGAGCGCTGAGCAACCTCTGGAGGATACCTCTGAGCTGGCGCTCGATGCCAATCAAAAACGCAAGGATATTGCGCGGCTATATCCGGGGGCAATTCAACGCTGGGTAGATAGCGGTCACGTCATTCCGCTGGAGAAGCCGGAGTCCGTCATTTCCGCAATCCACGAAGTCTTGTTGAGCACACAGCCGAATGACACCAAGCCCAATGCGATACCCTATAAGCGGGATTATGCTCAGTAG
- a CDS encoding bifunctional 2-polyprenyl-6-hydroxyphenol methylase/3-demethylubiquinol 3-O-methyltransferase UbiG, translating into MDNHRALARQLAQIAISAGHPLDWFEQLYAKARSDGTPIPWADYTPNPNMIELFQKTNNLLTFGQKALKIGCGLGDDAEWLSCLGFDVTAFDISPTAISECGNRFPNTNVKYVVCDLFQAPDNWQGAFDLVLESYTLQVLPPELRTKALQQICGLVSLDGYLMLIARLRDESESTGSMPWPLVRKEIDILKSQGFAEKYAEDYFDGEHPPSAQVSWMLSAKGITWRSSGRLSSTLA; encoded by the coding sequence ATGGATAATCATCGCGCTTTAGCAAGACAATTGGCTCAGATAGCAATCTCCGCAGGACATCCCCTTGATTGGTTTGAACAGCTATATGCCAAAGCCCGTTCAGACGGCACTCCTATCCCGTGGGCTGACTATACGCCAAATCCAAACATGATTGAGCTATTTCAAAAAACGAACAACCTTCTTACTTTTGGGCAAAAGGCTTTGAAGATTGGGTGCGGCTTAGGTGACGATGCAGAATGGCTTTCCTGCCTTGGCTTCGACGTGACTGCTTTTGATATTTCGCCAACCGCCATTTCCGAGTGTGGGAATCGGTTTCCAAATACCAATGTCAAGTATGTGGTTTGCGACCTTTTTCAAGCTCCTGATAACTGGCAGGGGGCTTTTGATTTGGTGCTCGAATCGTACACGCTTCAAGTGCTTCCGCCTGAGTTGCGCACTAAAGCATTACAGCAAATTTGCGGGCTTGTCTCGCTCGATGGTTATCTTATGCTCATTGCTAGGTTGAGGGATGAATCAGAATCAACTGGCTCAATGCCTTGGCCACTTGTGCGAAAAGAAATCGACATATTGAAGTCACAAGGCTTTGCAGAAAAGTACGCGGAAGATTATTTCGATGGCGAGCACCCCCCCAGTGCGCAGGTTTCGTGGATGCTATCAGCGAAAGGCATAACATGGCGCTCCAGCGGTCGGCTTAGCTCTACGCTAGCCTAG
- a CDS encoding YqaA family protein codes for MQLESLGPLGLFISAFISSTVAPGGSEAVLAYLVNSQQHSVSQLVAIASIGNTLGAMTTWWLGLWAAKKYPAEALAKQHQKSLNTVRRWGSWALLFSWLPLVGDGLCFAGGWLRLSILSSLLTIFLGKVLRYIAVAYAFV; via the coding sequence ATGCAGTTAGAATCGCTCGGCCCTCTGGGATTATTTATCAGTGCTTTCATTTCGTCCACCGTCGCACCCGGCGGTTCGGAAGCGGTACTGGCCTACCTGGTTAACAGCCAACAACATTCCGTCAGCCAGTTGGTGGCTATCGCCAGCATCGGCAACACCTTGGGCGCCATGACCACCTGGTGGTTGGGCCTGTGGGCCGCCAAAAAATATCCCGCCGAAGCTTTAGCCAAGCAACATCAAAAATCGCTAAATACCGTGCGCCGCTGGGGCAGTTGGGCCTTGCTGTTTTCCTGGCTGCCGCTAGTCGGCGACGGCCTGTGTTTTGCCGGCGGCTGGCTACGCCTTTCCATCCTATCCTCGCTGTTGACGATTTTTTTAGGTAAAGTGTTGCGTTATATCGCCGTTGCCTACGCCTTTGTCTAA
- a CDS encoding MOSC domain-containing protein: MTLRDLTQQFASEGRIEAIILRPERGKPAVSVAEVRAEPGQGLLGDRRANGARSGRQSAKRELTLFQAEHLPIVANWCGLAELQPTRLRRNLVVSGLNLIGMRSPFPDVMLEWAVGDEVIIQVTGPCDPCSKMAAELGMGSYNALRGHGGMTARILAGGLIRVGDRVRLNAIRHVE; this comes from the coding sequence ATGACTCTCCGCGATCTCACTCAACAATTCGCTTCGGAAGGCCGGATCGAAGCTATCATCCTGCGTCCCGAGCGAGGTAAACCGGCTGTTTCGGTTGCCGAGGTGCGGGCTGAGCCGGGGCAGGGGTTATTGGGAGATCGCCGGGCCAACGGAGCCCGTTCCGGACGGCAATCGGCAAAACGCGAACTGACCTTGTTTCAAGCCGAGCATTTACCGATCGTCGCCAACTGGTGCGGACTCGCGGAATTGCAGCCGACTCGGCTACGGCGCAATCTAGTGGTTTCGGGACTAAATCTTATCGGTATGCGTTCGCCGTTTCCTGATGTGATGTTGGAATGGGCTGTGGGCGATGAGGTGATTATTCAAGTCACCGGGCCTTGCGATCCGTGCTCAAAAATGGCGGCGGAATTGGGGATGGGGAGTTATAACGCGCTACGCGGACATGGTGGGATGACGGCGCGAATTTTGGCCGGGGGTTTGATTCGGGTGGGTGACCGGGTGCGCTTGAACGCGATCCGGCATGTGGAATAA
- a CDS encoding hybrid sensor histidine kinase/response regulator produces MEKLFSNPRQDGAVCFSDISPNGQLRLLDLSFGRIAFGFGLIPVVAAPFIVWLHQIDRDARAFWAWASIFTLVALAVRLLFRRYRRDCAQLGAERAMHHWLRQVHALALLYGFSLSVPVMIMCSGDYPFEFAMLFLVTCASIVAGNATHQSPILSAFQRFFAASWGVSTLLMPWVFPAHWPYVMPLTALYILSIYKHAVLVHRFFLQQIFLEEGYRAAKDLAEAALRAKNQFLTTASHDLRQPVHAMGFLIESISRRNRDLLLGPALQDLRQSVQSVTQMFNSLLDLSRIELGAQPVNLQTVALDPLMNDVATLFREEARVRQIELRVSTSAGKALVRADPLLLRQSMINLMQNALRYTQSGGVLMAARRYRDAWQFEVWDTGVGIAEADQPHIYSPFFRPEHAWRIDNAGHGLGLAVVARCADLMGASQGLSSREGRGSRFWLRLPSTRIEERRAVARDRDFAPAGRGETLSGRCLVIDDEPQVRNAWQALLNSWGVETACAASANDALALLDAGFEPQAIFCDQRLRAGESGFELLQVLQERCPDAAGAMISGEFDSPALAQAEQEGYLVLHKPLDPEALYAVLSRLLPSNPLTGITKKNAIA; encoded by the coding sequence ATGGAAAAGCTTTTTTCTAATCCTCGCCAAGACGGGGCGGTTTGCTTCTCGGACATCAGTCCAAACGGTCAACTACGCCTACTGGACTTGAGTTTCGGGCGTATCGCCTTCGGTTTTGGCTTGATCCCCGTGGTCGCCGCACCGTTTATTGTCTGGCTGCATCAAATCGACCGGGACGCTCGCGCCTTTTGGGCTTGGGCCAGTATTTTTACATTGGTGGCGCTGGCCGTCCGTCTGTTGTTCCGCCGCTATCGGCGTGACTGCGCACAATTGGGCGCCGAACGGGCCATGCACCATTGGCTGCGCCAGGTGCATGCGTTGGCGCTGCTTTACGGATTCAGCCTGTCGGTACCGGTGATGATTATGTGCAGCGGCGACTATCCCTTTGAGTTTGCGATGCTGTTTCTGGTCACCTGTGCGTCGATAGTGGCGGGCAATGCCACCCACCAGTCGCCTATCCTGAGCGCATTCCAACGTTTCTTCGCTGCCAGTTGGGGCGTCTCGACATTGCTTATGCCGTGGGTATTTCCCGCTCATTGGCCCTACGTGATGCCGCTGACTGCGCTCTACATTCTGTCGATTTACAAACACGCGGTGCTCGTGCACCGGTTTTTTTTGCAACAGATATTCCTGGAAGAAGGCTACCGCGCCGCCAAGGATCTAGCCGAAGCCGCATTGCGCGCCAAGAACCAGTTCCTGACCACGGCCAGCCACGATTTGCGCCAGCCGGTGCATGCCATGGGCTTTTTGATCGAATCCATTTCCCGCCGCAACCGGGATTTACTGTTGGGCCCAGCCTTACAGGATTTGCGGCAAAGCGTGCAGTCGGTGACGCAGATGTTCAACTCGCTGTTGGATTTGTCCAGGATCGAGCTGGGCGCCCAGCCGGTAAATCTACAAACCGTGGCCTTGGACCCGTTGATGAACGACGTCGCGACGCTGTTCCGGGAAGAAGCGCGCGTCCGCCAAATCGAGCTGCGCGTGAGCACCAGCGCCGGTAAAGCCTTGGTGCGCGCCGACCCGCTATTGCTGCGCCAGTCGATGATCAACCTGATGCAGAATGCCTTGCGTTATACCCAAAGCGGCGGGGTACTGATGGCGGCTCGCCGCTACCGCGACGCCTGGCAGTTCGAGGTCTGGGATACCGGGGTCGGCATCGCGGAAGCCGATCAACCGCATATCTATTCGCCGTTCTTCCGCCCCGAACATGCCTGGCGCATCGACAACGCCGGCCACGGCTTGGGTTTGGCGGTAGTGGCGCGCTGCGCGGATTTGATGGGCGCCAGCCAGGGTTTGAGTTCGCGGGAAGGCCGAGGCTCGCGGTTTTGGCTGCGGCTGCCGTCCACGCGGATTGAGGAGCGGCGCGCGGTGGCGCGCGACCGGGATTTTGCGCCGGCCGGCCGTGGCGAAACGCTGAGCGGCCGTTGCCTGGTGATCGACGACGAACCGCAAGTACGTAACGCCTGGCAAGCCTTATTGAATTCGTGGGGCGTAGAAACGGCTTGCGCCGCGTCCGCCAACGATGCATTGGCCTTGCTCGACGCCGGCTTCGAACCGCAGGCCATCTTTTGCGACCAGCGCCTGCGCGCCGGCGAAAGCGGCTTCGAGTTGTTGCAAGTCTTGCAGGAACGCTGCCCGGACGCCGCCGGGGCGATGATCAGCGGCGAATTCGATTCGCCGGCCCTGGCCCAAGCCGAGCAGGAAGGTTACCTGGTACTGCATAAGCCCTTGGACCCGGAGGCCTTGTACGCCGTGCTGAGCCGGCTATTGCCATCCAATCCGCTAACAGGGATAACCAAGAAAAATGCAATCGCCTAA
- a CDS encoding DUF2283 domain-containing protein → MTPLASAAPTLMSEVRSALASAGYESAASQVESGEIERCTYDDDAEAGYVYFVSPKPSAHFANLSAPIAKTLPFLEVGFNVDLDHDGNVFGVEFLDRSDFVSELRDASVL, encoded by the coding sequence ATGACTCCCCTTGCATCCGCCGCACCGACACTGATGTCCGAGGTAAGGTCTGCTCTCGCTAGCGCAGGCTACGAATCTGCCGCCTCGCAGGTTGAAAGCGGAGAAATTGAGCGTTGCACCTACGACGACGATGCTGAGGCTGGGTACGTATATTTTGTCAGTCCTAAGCCGAGCGCGCATTTCGCCAATCTCTCCGCGCCGATTGCGAAGACCCTGCCTTTCCTTGAGGTCGGCTTCAACGTCGATCTCGATCACGACGGAAACGTTTTTGGCGTTGAGTTTCTCGACCGTTCAGACTTCGTTAGCGAGCTAAGAGATGCAAGTGTGCTCTAA
- a CDS encoding copper oxidase, which yields MFKFVSLATLVCALSVTAASAKEMQDHNQMMNHGDGHLMDMDGGMVMGQNTDTLPGGCDKIAETKEITVHAGHKYSEKFPGTMFAFDQQEFQFEPCTKLTVHFVNEDEIRHQWMMHGLPKYLYPKGMFHLEVSGPGKVSGTLILPPGDKTYLVHCDIAQHMEKGMKAQLKVGKGSEDLPSIPGVTAAIFPDDYSGRPYDPKLDAPAPSTPVAAPVVAAAPVPVAAVDDSIVSGTTVVGLAIGFIAAPWLAKRFKGMSAGEIVATVLEQVAHAVGYVMQLIGKLIKMVSGKNVIALPDK from the coding sequence ATGTTCAAATTCGTATCACTTGCCACACTGGTCTGCGCCTTATCTGTGACTGCTGCGTCCGCAAAAGAAATGCAGGATCACAATCAGATGATGAACCACGGCGACGGTCATTTGATGGATATGGATGGCGGCATGGTCATGGGCCAAAACACCGACACCTTGCCCGGCGGCTGCGACAAAATTGCCGAGACCAAGGAGATTACCGTGCATGCCGGGCACAAATATTCCGAGAAATTCCCCGGCACCATGTTTGCGTTCGATCAGCAGGAGTTTCAATTCGAACCTTGCACCAAACTGACTGTTCATTTCGTCAATGAAGATGAAATCCGTCATCAATGGATGATGCACGGCTTACCCAAATATTTGTACCCCAAAGGCATGTTCCATTTGGAAGTCAGCGGTCCCGGCAAAGTATCCGGCACGCTAATCCTACCGCCGGGCGACAAAACCTACTTAGTGCATTGCGACATCGCGCAGCACATGGAAAAAGGTATGAAAGCCCAATTGAAGGTCGGCAAAGGCAGCGAGGACTTGCCCAGCATTCCTGGGGTAACCGCGGCGATTTTCCCGGATGATTACAGCGGCAGACCCTACGATCCTAAACTCGACGCGCCAGCCCCCAGCACTCCAGTGGCAGCCCCAGTAGTGGCAGCGGCACCCGTGCCTGTTGCCGCAGTCGATGATTCGATTGTTTCCGGCACCACCGTAGTCGGCTTGGCTATCGGTTTTATTGCCGCACCTTGGCTGGCAAAACGCTTTAAAGGCATGAGCGCCGGCGAAATTGTTGCTACCGTACTGGAGCAAGTCGCTCACGCTGTTGGCTATGTCATGCAACTGATCGGCAAGCTGATCAAAATGGTATCCGGCAAAAACGTCATCGCCTTACCGGACAAATAA
- a CDS encoding DUF1566 domain-containing protein produces the protein MKHKAICAGLSALCTLATGSAEAQLFDRGGGLIYDSAQNVTWLADANYAKTSGFDAEGKMSWQNAVAWVDGLSYSDSVRGTTYSDWRLPTFNDLGVPGCDYGYSGSDCGFNVSTASSELAHLYYGDFGNKGSLDSRGGPQSGYGIVDDPATADDESLFSHIQSFGYWLGTSYGGDASKAWYLSTATGMQNYISKGTNYYVWAVRDGDVAAVPLPGAAWLFGAGLAGLLARGKRRQNHRPL, from the coding sequence ATGAAACATAAAGCTATATGCGCCGGGTTATCCGCGCTCTGCACGCTAGCGACCGGTAGCGCCGAAGCCCAGTTGTTCGACCGCGGCGGCGGCCTGATCTACGATAGCGCGCAAAACGTCACCTGGCTGGCGGACGCCAACTACGCCAAAACCAGCGGCTTCGACGCCGAAGGCAAGATGAGCTGGCAAAACGCCGTGGCCTGGGTGGACGGTCTCAGCTACTCGGACAGTGTGCGCGGCACCACCTACAGCGATTGGCGCTTGCCGACCTTCAACGACCTGGGAGTGCCCGGTTGCGACTATGGATACAGCGGTAGCGATTGCGGATTCAACGTCTCCACGGCCAGTTCGGAGCTCGCGCATCTTTATTACGGCGACTTCGGTAACAAAGGCTCCCTCGATTCACGTGGCGGGCCACAGTCCGGCTACGGCATCGTCGACGATCCGGCGACTGCCGACGACGAAAGTCTGTTTAGCCATATTCAATCCTTTGGTTACTGGTTAGGTACCAGTTACGGTGGCGACGCCAGCAAAGCCTGGTACCTGAGCACCGCAACCGGCATGCAAAACTACATCAGCAAAGGCACCAATTATTACGTCTGGGCGGTGCGCGACGGCGATGTCGCGGCGGTGCCGTTGCCCGGCGCCGCTTGGCTGTTCGGCGCGGGTCTGGCCGGTTTGCTGGCTCGCGGCAAGCGTCGGCAAAATCATCGCCCCCTGTAA
- the pgi gene encoding glucose-6-phosphate isomerase: MSKLINSAEWNAVKQHHREIAGKFCMKDAFDKDPQRFDKFSVTFGDLLFDFSKNLITEETLPLLIELASRAELSAKTEAMFSGSIINTTEKRAVLHTALRNRSNKPVLFRGKDVMPEINKVLAKMRVFTEQVRSGAWTGYTGKTITDIVNIGIGGSDLGPKMVDTALAPYGKDGLKAHFVSNVDQTDIVETLKPLNPETTLFLISSKTFTTQETMTNARSARNWFLKAAVDPANISKHFVAISTNVEKVKEFGIDPENMFEFWDWVGGRYSLWSVIGMSIALYIGMDNFEELLMGAHIADEHFRSAPFEKNIPVIMGLLGIWYNNFFEAETYAILPYAQSLKYFADYFQQGDMESNGKSATINGEKVDYNTGPIIWGQPGTNGQHAFFQLIHQGTKLIPGDFLAAAQSQYDLPDHHDILISNFLAQAEALMRGKTEAEVREDLSHEPNLDDALIASKIFEGNKPSNSFLFKKLTPRTLGTLIAFYEHKIFVQGVIWNINSFDQMGVELGKVLARAILPQLKNDEMVTDHDSSTNGLINAYKRLRK; the protein is encoded by the coding sequence ATGTCCAAATTAATAAACTCTGCCGAATGGAATGCCGTTAAGCAACATCACCGCGAGATTGCCGGCAAATTTTGCATGAAGGATGCGTTCGATAAAGATCCGCAACGCTTCGACAAGTTTTCCGTGACATTTGGCGATTTGCTGTTCGATTTCTCTAAAAATCTAATTACCGAAGAAACTTTGCCTTTGTTGATTGAATTGGCAAGCCGCGCGGAGCTTTCCGCCAAGACCGAAGCCATGTTTTCCGGTTCCATTATTAACACCACGGAAAAACGCGCTGTCTTGCATACCGCTTTGCGCAATCGCAGCAACAAGCCGGTATTGTTTCGCGGTAAGGACGTGATGCCGGAAATTAATAAAGTGTTGGCGAAAATGCGGGTATTTACGGAACAAGTCCGTTCCGGTGCCTGGACCGGCTACACCGGCAAAACCATTACCGACATCGTCAACATCGGCATCGGCGGTTCCGATTTGGGGCCGAAAATGGTCGATACTGCATTGGCGCCTTACGGTAAAGACGGTTTGAAAGCCCACTTCGTTTCGAATGTTGATCAAACCGACATCGTGGAAACCCTGAAACCGCTCAACCCCGAGACTACCTTATTTTTGATCTCGTCAAAAACATTTACGACTCAGGAAACGATGACCAACGCCCGGTCGGCGCGTAACTGGTTTTTAAAAGCTGCGGTTGACCCGGCCAATATTTCCAAACATTTCGTGGCGATCTCGACCAATGTCGAAAAGGTCAAGGAATTCGGCATAGACCCGGAGAACATGTTCGAGTTTTGGGATTGGGTCGGTGGCCGTTATTCCCTGTGGTCCGTGATCGGCATGTCCATTGCCCTATACATAGGCATGGACAATTTCGAAGAATTGCTGATGGGCGCGCATATCGCCGACGAACATTTTCGCAGTGCGCCATTCGAAAAAAACATCCCGGTCATCATGGGCTTGCTGGGCATCTGGTACAACAACTTCTTCGAAGCGGAAACCTACGCGATTCTGCCGTACGCGCAGTCCTTGAAATATTTTGCCGATTATTTCCAGCAGGGCGATATGGAAAGTAACGGCAAAAGCGCTACCATCAACGGTGAAAAAGTCGATTACAACACCGGTCCGATTATCTGGGGCCAGCCCGGTACTAATGGCCAGCATGCCTTTTTCCAATTGATTCATCAGGGCACCAAACTGATTCCCGGCGACTTTCTGGCGGCCGCGCAAAGCCAATACGACTTACCCGACCACCACGATATTCTGATTTCCAACTTCCTGGCCCAAGCCGAAGCGCTGATGCGCGGTAAAACCGAAGCGGAGGTTAGGGAGGATTTAAGCCATGAACCTAATCTGGATGACGCCCTGATTGCCTCCAAAATCTTCGAAGGCAACAAGCCATCCAACTCGTTTTTATTCAAAAAACTGACCCCCAGAACCTTGGGTACTTTGATTGCGTTTTACGAACACAAAATCTTCGTACAAGGCGTGATCTGGAATATCAATTCCTTTGATCAAATGGGTGTGGAATTGGGGAAAGTGTTAGCGCGGGCGATTCTGCCGCAGCTGAAAAACGACGAGATGGTCACAGACCACGACAGCTCCACCAACGGCTTGATCAACGCTTATAAGCGCCTGCGTAAATAA